A genome region from Thermococcus gorgonarius includes the following:
- a CDS encoding acyl-CoA mutase large subunit family protein, which yields MTFDKDKLAKIREEEKRWEETTVTKFLQKAPERKEKFMTDDGFEIKRLYTPADLGEDWDYLEKLGFPGEYPFTRGVYATMYRGRFWTMRQYAGYATAEESNKRYKYLLEQGQTGLSVAFDLPTQLGYDSDHPMAEGEVGKVGVAIDSLWDMEILFDGIPLDKVSTSMTINSTAANLLAMYILVAEKQGVSQDKLRGTVQNDILKEYIARGTYIFPPQPSMRLTTDIIMYCAENIPKWNSISISGYHIREAGANAVQEVAFTLADGIEYVKAVIERGMDVDKFAPRLSFFFNAHNNFLEEIAKFRAARRLWAYIMKEWFNAKDPRSMMLRFHTQTAGSTLTAQQPENNIVRVAIQALAAVLGGTQSLHTNSYDEALSLPTEKSVRIALRTQQIIAYESGVVDTVDPLGGSYYIEWLTDHIYEEALKYIEKIQKMGGMMRAIERGYVQKEIADAAYKYQKEIEEGKRIIVGVNKFQTDEPIEVEILKVDPSIRDKQIERLKKLRSERDNKKVEEALDKLRKAAETEDENLMPYIIEAHRHLATLGEVTDVLREIWGEYRAPLIF from the coding sequence ATGACCTTCGATAAGGATAAGCTCGCCAAGATCCGCGAGGAGGAGAAGCGCTGGGAGGAAACCACCGTCACAAAGTTTCTCCAGAAGGCCCCGGAGAGAAAGGAGAAGTTCATGACCGATGACGGCTTCGAGATTAAGAGGCTCTACACTCCCGCTGACCTCGGCGAGGACTGGGACTACCTCGAAAAGCTTGGCTTTCCGGGGGAATACCCGTTCACGCGCGGTGTTTACGCGACGATGTACCGCGGCCGCTTCTGGACGATGAGGCAGTACGCCGGCTACGCGACCGCTGAAGAGAGCAACAAGCGCTACAAGTACCTTCTCGAGCAGGGACAGACGGGTTTGAGCGTCGCCTTCGATTTGCCGACCCAGCTCGGCTACGACAGCGACCACCCGATGGCAGAGGGTGAAGTCGGTAAGGTCGGAGTTGCCATTGATTCCCTCTGGGATATGGAGATACTCTTCGATGGGATTCCGCTCGACAAGGTCTCCACAAGTATGACGATAAACTCCACCGCCGCAAACCTTCTCGCAATGTACATCCTCGTTGCGGAAAAGCAGGGCGTTAGCCAGGACAAGCTCCGCGGAACGGTCCAGAACGACATCCTCAAGGAGTACATCGCGAGGGGAACCTACATATTCCCGCCCCAGCCGAGCATGCGTCTTACAACCGACATCATAATGTACTGCGCTGAGAACATCCCGAAGTGGAACTCGATAAGCATAAGCGGTTACCACATCCGCGAAGCTGGAGCAAACGCCGTCCAGGAAGTTGCCTTCACCCTCGCCGACGGTATAGAGTACGTTAAGGCCGTCATCGAGAGGGGTATGGACGTCGACAAGTTCGCCCCGAGGCTGAGCTTCTTCTTCAACGCCCACAACAACTTCCTTGAGGAGATTGCCAAGTTCAGAGCGGCGAGAAGGCTCTGGGCCTACATCATGAAGGAGTGGTTCAACGCCAAGGACCCGCGCTCCATGATGCTCCGCTTCCACACTCAAACAGCAGGTTCAACCCTTACCGCCCAGCAGCCCGAGAACAACATCGTTAGGGTCGCGATTCAGGCTTTGGCTGCCGTCCTCGGAGGAACCCAGAGTTTGCACACCAACAGCTACGACGAGGCCCTCTCGCTCCCGACAGAGAAGAGCGTCAGGATAGCCCTTAGGACCCAGCAGATAATAGCCTACGAGAGCGGTGTCGTTGATACCGTTGACCCGCTCGGAGGAAGCTACTACATCGAGTGGCTCACCGACCACATCTACGAAGAGGCCCTCAAGTACATCGAGAAGATTCAGAAGATGGGCGGAATGATGAGGGCCATTGAGCGCGGTTACGTCCAGAAGGAGATAGCCGATGCCGCCTACAAGTACCAGAAGGAAATAGAGGAAGGGAAGAGAATTATTGTCGGCGTGAACAAGTTCCAGACGGATGAGCCGATAGAGGTCGAGATACTTAAGGTTGACCCGAGCATAAGGGACAAGCAGATCGAGAGACTCAAGAAGCTGAGGAGCGAGCGCGACAACAAGAAGGTCGAAGAGGCCCTGGATAAGCTCAGGAAGGCGGCCGAAACAGAGGACGAGAACCTCATGCCCTACATCATCGAGGCCCACAGGCACCTCGCGACCCTCGGTGAGGTCACCGACGTCCTGAGGGAGA